A window of the Desulfurobacteriaceae bacterium genome harbors these coding sequences:
- the trpC gene encoding indole-3-glycerol phosphate synthase TrpC: MNILQKIVEYKKIEVEEQKKKFNLSVLREEAERLKTPYDFKEALSKEGINIIAEVKKASPSKGVIREDFDPVELAKAYERGGARAISVLTDKEFFQGSPFYLRQVAETVKLPVLRKDFIIDEFQIYGAKALGASSFLLIVAILSESQLKDFIELGRSLGMEPLVETHDEREVEIALECGAEIVGVNNRDLKTFTVSLDTTLRLLPLIKEDNKIAVSESGIKGKDDILKLKEKGVNAFLIGETLMRSENPEEVLRSWVS, from the coding sequence ATGAACATTCTCCAAAAAATAGTTGAATACAAGAAAATAGAGGTAGAAGAACAGAAAAAGAAGTTTAACCTTTCTGTTTTAAGGGAAGAAGCTGAAAGGCTAAAGACTCCTTACGACTTTAAAGAGGCTTTATCAAAAGAGGGAATAAACATAATCGCCGAGGTTAAAAAGGCTTCCCCTTCTAAAGGAGTAATTAGAGAAGATTTTGACCCTGTTGAATTAGCAAAAGCCTACGAAAGAGGAGGGGCAAGGGCTATTTCCGTTTTAACAGACAAAGAGTTTTTCCAAGGTTCTCCTTTTTACCTAAGGCAGGTAGCTGAGACGGTAAAACTTCCAGTTTTAAGGAAGGATTTCATAATTGATGAGTTTCAGATTTATGGTGCAAAGGCACTTGGCGCCTCTTCTTTCCTTTTAATAGTAGCAATACTTTCTGAAAGCCAACTAAAAGACTTTATCGAACTTGGAAGAAGTCTTGGAATGGAACCTCTTGTTGAAACTCATGACGAAAGGGAGGTGGAAATAGCCTTAGAGTGCGGAGCAGAAATAGTCGGAGTAAACAATAGAGACCTAAAAACTTTTACAGTTTCCCTTGATACTACTTTAAGACTTTTACCACTAATCAAGGAAGATAACAAAATTGCCGTTTCTGAAAGTGGTATAAAGGGAAAAGATGATATTCTTAAACTTAAGGAAAAAGGAGTCAACGCATTTTTAATAGGAGAAACACTAATGAGAAGTGAAAATCCGGAGGAGGTTTTAAGAAGTTGGGTTTCTTAA
- a CDS encoding redoxin domain-containing protein: MGFLRFFLFISLFIFSQSAFADWYILIPKKLPKERPTPKELPLPKIGETKKIEAKPYKVEVKKILSPEFSIQTEGLKKITRKDLEGKKVVLVFIDKLYSPSSEAIVDVLEKLARKRKDTKIVAIDVNDADFPLLKKYKKDMNIKKVILTADSFVFLQFKKKVKDLKVPSVVIIDKYGFIRFFANGVDSKEINKFSSELEKILNSLK, from the coding sequence TTGGGTTTCTTAAGATTTTTTCTATTCATTTCTCTTTTCATCTTTTCCCAGAGTGCCTTTGCTGATTGGTACATTCTAATTCCTAAAAAACTCCCTAAGGAGAGACCTACTCCGAAAGAGCTGCCATTACCTAAGATCGGAGAAACAAAGAAAATAGAAGCGAAACCTTACAAAGTAGAAGTTAAAAAGATTTTATCTCCCGAATTTTCTATTCAAACAGAAGGGTTAAAGAAAATCACAAGAAAAGACCTTGAAGGGAAAAAGGTTGTTTTAGTTTTTATAGACAAACTCTATTCGCCTTCTTCAGAAGCTATAGTTGATGTATTAGAAAAACTTGCAAGAAAGAGAAAAGATACAAAAATAGTTGCTATAGATGTCAACGACGCAGATTTTCCTCTGCTAAAAAAATACAAAAAGGACATGAACATAAAAAAAGTAATCCTTACAGCTGACAGCTTCGTTTTCTTACAGTTTAAAAAGAAAGTTAAAGATCTAAAAGTTCCTTCCGTTGTAATAATAGACAAGTACGGATTTATTAGGTTCTTTGCTAACGGAGTAGATTCCAAAGAGATAAATAAATTTTCAAGTGAACTAGAGAAAATACTTAACAGCCTAAAATAG
- the rpmB gene encoding 50S ribosomal protein L28 — translation MAKCAICGKTTIFINNVSHSHRVTSKKQRANLQKVRALVNGEKKRIWVCTKCLKAGKVVKAI, via the coding sequence ATGGCTAAGTGTGCAATTTGCGGAAAGACTACAATCTTTATAAACAATGTGAGCCACTCCCACAGAGTTACAAGCAAGAAGCAAAGGGCTAACCTTCAAAAAGTTAGGGCTTTGGTTAACGGTGAAAAGAAGAGAATCTGGGTTTGCACAAAGTGTCTAAAAGCTGGAAAGGTTGTAAAAGCTATATAA